The Aeromicrobium yanjiei DNA segment GCGGCGGTCGCCAGGAGCAGCGCGGCGTACACCGGGACGAGCGGCTTGAGGCCGGGCTCCAGCCCGCCCCAGCACCAGGCGACCAGGGCCACGGCCGCGACGACGTACGCCACGAGGATCAGCGGCTTGCGGCGCAGCTGCTCGATCGCGCCGCGGCGCACGAAGAACGTGATGAGGCAGACGTGGGCGACGGCGAAGGCGGCCATGCCCGCGGTGAACATGTCCTCGATCTCCAGGAACAGGTCACCGAGGCAGCAGAAGACCAGCGCGACGGCCAGCAGGCGAGGGCCGCGCTGCTCCAGGACCCACCCGACGAGGAGGGGTGCGAGCAGGCACTTGGTGATGCTGTCCCACGGGGTCGCCTCCACGCCGTTGAGGACGAGGTGCACGACGGCGACCACGCCGAAGGCGATCAGCCAGGGGCTCTTGACGGCGTTCATGCGCTCAACCTATCGAAGGCCGGACGCCACGATCGGCTCCGGCACGTCGCCGGCGAGGGGGTTGACACCACGAGCGAAACGACAATACTTAAGTGTGTGGTTAAGTATGAGGAGCAGCTGGACCGGGTCTTCCGCGCCATGGCGGACCGGACGCGGCGGGCCATGGTCGAGCACCTGGTGGCCGGCCCCGCTTCGGTGAGTCAGCTCGCGGATCCGCACGAGATGTCGATGCCGGCGGTCGTCCAGCACCTGAAGGTGCTGGAGGAGGCCGGGATCGTGAGCTCGGAGAAGGTCGGGCGGGTCCGGACCTTCCAGCTGGCCCCCGACGCCCTGGCGGTCGCCGGCGCGTGGCTGGGCCGGCAGCGGCTGGCCGCCGAGCAGCGGCTCGACCGGCTCGGGGCCCTCCTCGACCACGACGTGGTGACCGACAGCGAGGAGAACAGACATGAGCACGACGACTGAGCGCACCCAGACCCACGCAACCTTCGTCCTGGAGCGCGACTACACGGCGCCCGTCGACAAGGTGTGGGCCGCCTTCGCCGACCCGGACGTCAAGAAGCAGTGGTTCGGGGGCGGTGACTTCGAGGACGTCGAGGTCTCCGAGGACTTCCGTGTCGGTGGCATCTCGATCAACAACGGGACGATGAACGGGCACCGCAGCGAGTTCCGCGCGACCTACACCGACATCGTCGAGCGTGAGCGCATCGTCTACGTCTACGACATGTGGGACGACGGCGTGCACGCCTCGACGTCCATCACGACGGTCGTCCTCGAGCCGACCGACGGCGGCACCCACCTGACGTTCACCGAGCAGGGGGTGCACCTCGACGGCGTCCACGGCCCGGGCCCGGAGGCGGCGGCAGGCCGGGAGCACGGCACCGGCTGGCTCCTGGACCGCATGGCCGGTGTGGTGGAGCGCTCCTGACGGAGGCGACCTACGCGGTGCGGCGGGCCGGCTTCGAGGCGTACATGTTCGCGTCGGCGAGGGCGAAGGCGTCCATGACCGTGACGAGGCCGGGGGTGGTGGACGCATGGCCGATCGAGGCGGCGATCCCGGCCTCGGCCAGGCACGACCGGAAGCGCTCGAAGTGGGCGTCCAGGTCGGCGACGGCGACGCTGTTGGAGAGCACGACGAACTCGTCGCCGCCGTAGCGGGCCAGCCGGTCGGCCTCACCCGCCGTGCGGGAGAGGGCTGCGGCGGCCGCGCAGATCAGCTCGTCGCCCGCGTCGTGGCCGGCCGAGTCGTTGACCGTCTTGAGCCCGTCGAGATCGATGACCGCGACCGCCGCGAGGTCGCCGTAGGCGTCGATCCGCTGCTGGGCGTCCTGCACGAGCAGGTCCCACCCGCGGCGGTTCGTCAGTCCGGTCAGGGCGTCGGTGTGCGCGAGCGCCTCCGCGATCTCAGCGGCTCGCCGCTGCCGATCGAGGGTGCGGGCCATGGCCAGCTGCGACGAGAGCAGGTCGGCCATCAGCTCGATGAGCTCGACGTCGATCTCCGAGACGTCGGTCAGCGGATCGGGCCCCACGCCGCACAGGGTGCCGAAGGTCTGCCCGAGGTCGTCGGTCAGCGGCATCCCTGCGTACGCGCGCACCTGCTGGGCGAGCGGGTGGTCCGCGTAGTCGGGGTTGACACTCGAGTCCGGCACGAACCGGGAGGCGCCGTCGAGCATGCGGACGCAGAACGTCTCGGGCCACGGCTCGCGCTGGCCCACGCTGAGGAACGTCTCGGGGTGCACGTGGACGTGGACCTGCTCGCCACCCGCGACCCGTGACACCGACCAGTCGGGGATCGGCGTGTGCGCGTTGAGGTAGTCGACGATGCGTTGAGCTGACGCGCTGAACAGGAGGGCCCCGGTCGGGTCACGATCATCCACGCCGCAATTGTGCCGTTGCACCGTCGCCGCGCGCAGACGATTGTCTGGCACGTTGGTCACATGACGGCTGATCTCGTGCTCGCCAACGCCCATGTCCACGACGGCACGGGATGGTCGCGAGATGCCGACTCGATCGCCATCCGTGACGGCCGCATCGTGGCGATCGGATCGGAGCTCCCGGCCGGAGCCGAGGTCGTCGACCTGGACGGGGCCTGGGTGCTGCCCGGGTTCCACGACGCCCACGTGCACCCCGTGCAGGCGGGGCTGGAGATGAACGCGTGCGACCTGACCGGCGGCGGCGACGTCGACGGCTATCTCGACCGCATCGCGGCGTACGCGGCGGCGCACCCGGACGCCGAGTGGGTGCTCGGCGGCGGCTGGTCGATGGACGCCTTCCCCGGCGGAGTGCCGACCGCCGAGGCGCTCGACCGGGTGCTGCCCGACCGCCCTGCGTTCCTGCCCAACAGGGACCACCACAGCGCCTGGGTCAACAGCGCGGCGCTGCGCCGCGCACGGATCGACCGGACGACGCCCGACCCGAGCGACGGCCGCATCGAGCGGGACGCGGACGGCGAGCCGACCGGGGCGCTGCACGAGGGCGCCATGGAGCTCGTCCGGGCCCTGGTCCCGCCGGCGACGCCGGGCGAGCAGACCCGGGCGCTGCTGACCGCGCAGGCGTACCTGCACTCGCTGGGCATCGTGGGGTGGCAGGACGCCCTGGTGGGGGAAGGCCTCGGCATGGCCGACTCGCTCGAGACCTATCTCGCTGCGGCCCGCGACGGCCTGCTGACCGCCAAGGTCGTCGCGGCACTGTGGTGGGACCGTGGGCGGGGGGCGGACCAGATCCCCGGGCTGATCGAACGACGGGCCCGGGCCGCTGCGGCCGGCATCGACGCCGGCAGCGTCAAGATCATGCAGGACGGGGTGTGCGAGACGTTCACCGCGGCGGTGATCGATCCCTATCTCGACGGGCACGGCCGACCGACCGACAACTGCGGCCTGTCCTTCATCGAGCCCGCCGACCTCGCGGCGTACGTCCAGCAGCTCGACGCCGCCGACTTCCAGGTCCACGTGCACGCGCTGGGGGACCGGGCCGTGCGCGACAGCCTGGACGCGATCGAGCACGCCATCGCGGTCAACGGGCGGCGGGGGAACCGGCACCACCTGGCGCACGTGCAGATCGTCCACCCGGACGACGTGCCGCGATTCGCGGCGCTCGACGTCACGGCGAATGCGCAGCCGTTGTGGGCCTGCCTGGACGATCAGATGGTCGACCTGACGCTGCCGTTCCTCACCGCGTCCGCCCGGGAGCAGCAGTACGTCTTCC contains these protein-coding regions:
- a CDS encoding SRPBCC domain-containing protein, whose product is MSTTTERTQTHATFVLERDYTAPVDKVWAAFADPDVKKQWFGGGDFEDVEVSEDFRVGGISINNGTMNGHRSEFRATYTDIVERERIVYVYDMWDDGVHASTSITTVVLEPTDGGTHLTFTEQGVHLDGVHGPGPEAAAGREHGTGWLLDRMAGVVERS
- a CDS encoding ArsR/SmtB family transcription factor, whose amino-acid sequence is MVKYEEQLDRVFRAMADRTRRAMVEHLVAGPASVSQLADPHEMSMPAVVQHLKVLEEAGIVSSEKVGRVRTFQLAPDALAVAGAWLGRQRLAAEQRLDRLGALLDHDVVTDSEENRHEHDD
- a CDS encoding lysoplasmalogenase, with protein sequence MNAVKSPWLIAFGVVAVVHLVLNGVEATPWDSITKCLLAPLLVGWVLEQRGPRLLAVALVFCCLGDLFLEIEDMFTAGMAAFAVAHVCLITFFVRRGAIEQLRRKPLILVAYVVAAVALVAWCWGGLEPGLKPLVPVYAALLLATAATALSTDLRAGIGGALFLVSDGIIALAEAGRIDQDATVTGLAIMALYILAIFFLTTGIVWREKRTVAAGAGFDPTVRTDCWPRLPAAR
- a CDS encoding amidohydrolase; protein product: MTADLVLANAHVHDGTGWSRDADSIAIRDGRIVAIGSELPAGAEVVDLDGAWVLPGFHDAHVHPVQAGLEMNACDLTGGGDVDGYLDRIAAYAAAHPDAEWVLGGGWSMDAFPGGVPTAEALDRVLPDRPAFLPNRDHHSAWVNSAALRRARIDRTTPDPSDGRIERDADGEPTGALHEGAMELVRALVPPATPGEQTRALLTAQAYLHSLGIVGWQDALVGEGLGMADSLETYLAAARDGLLTAKVVAALWWDRGRGADQIPGLIERRARAAAAGIDAGSVKIMQDGVCETFTAAVIDPYLDGHGRPTDNCGLSFIEPADLAAYVQQLDAADFQVHVHALGDRAVRDSLDAIEHAIAVNGRRGNRHHLAHVQIVHPDDVPRFAALDVTANAQPLWACLDDQMVDLTLPFLTASAREQQYVFRSLLTSGARLAFGSDWPVSSPDPFGAMHVAVNRTAPTSRLGPLLAHEGLTVAEALDAYTSGSAWVSRLERTSGRLAVGAAADLAVVDRDVLGVPPDRIADVRVLRTYVDGRLVHGG
- a CDS encoding sensor domain-containing diguanylate cyclase; amino-acid sequence: MDDRDPTGALLFSASAQRIVDYLNAHTPIPDWSVSRVAGGEQVHVHVHPETFLSVGQREPWPETFCVRMLDGASRFVPDSSVNPDYADHPLAQQVRAYAGMPLTDDLGQTFGTLCGVGPDPLTDVSEIDVELIELMADLLSSQLAMARTLDRQRRAAEIAEALAHTDALTGLTNRRGWDLLVQDAQQRIDAYGDLAAVAVIDLDGLKTVNDSAGHDAGDELICAAAAALSRTAGEADRLARYGGDEFVVLSNSVAVADLDAHFERFRSCLAEAGIAASIGHASTTPGLVTVMDAFALADANMYASKPARRTA